The following proteins come from a genomic window of Daphnia carinata strain CSIRO-1 chromosome 8, CSIRO_AGI_Dcar_HiC_V3, whole genome shotgun sequence:
- the LOC130704280 gene encoding dehydrogenase/reductase SDR family protein 7-like — protein sequence MKHLSGGDSSETITTTDGTIPLGSLESPSKTGPDVHILKLPFQGNFLSNCVKKLLNSFACLLFLPLTVVGRLIEAFFALKQRISKHDSSLEGKVVLITGASSGLGEALAKCLYTEGCKLIIASRRYTELDRVKEQLLGSGLRKGTIYPPVIIQLDLQDFVNLPDKVRTILGVYGYIDILVNNAGVSYRGEVTDTSLEVDAKVMNINYFGTVALTKALLPSMIIRQSGHIVMIGSLQAKLAIPFRSAYAASKHALQAFSDSLRAEVSHRNIDVTVVNPGYIRTSLSVNALTGRGDKYGQMDETTESGADPLHAAYQIVIAIKRKTQELMLCSIFYRLAVLFRAILPSVYFKMMARRALRAKKIR from the exons ATGAAACATTTATCTGGGGGAGACTCCTCCGAAACGATTACTACCACTGATGGTACCATCCCCCTAG GTTCACTTGAATCACCCAGCAAAACAGGACCTGATGTTCATATCCTTAAACTGCCATTCCAAGGAAATTTCTTATCAAACTGTGTGAAAAAATTGCTCAACTCATTTGCCTGCTTGCTTTTTTTACCACTGACCGTAGTAGGCAGATTGATTGAAGCTTTTTTTGCCTTAAAGCAAAGAATTTCGAAACATGACTCAAGCCTCGAAGGTAAAGTTGTCCTGATCACGGGTGCCAGCTCTGGCCTTGGTGAAGCCCTTGCAAAGTGTTTGTACACAGAAGGATGCAAGTTAATTATCGCATCCAGGCGATACACAGAGCTAGATCGTGTGAAAGAACAGTTACTAGGTTCTGGCTTAAGAAAAGGCACCATCTACCCACCTGTAATTATCCAATTGGATCTGCAAGATTTTGTCAATTTACCGGACAAAGTAAGAACGATACTCGGGGTTTATGGATACATCGATATACTTGTTAACAACGCTGGTGTGAGTTATAGAGGAGAAGTGACCGACACTAGCTTGGAGGTAGATGCCAAAGTCATGAATATCAACTATTTTGGCACAGTTGCGTTAACCAAAG CTCTTCTCCCTTCCATGATTATACGCCAGAGTGGTCATATTGTGATGATTGGATCGCTTCAAGCCAAGCTGGCCATCCCCTTTCG ATCAGCTTATGCTGCTTCTAAACACGCCCTTCAGGCTTTTAGCGACAGTCTTCGGGCGGAAGTCAGTCACAGAAATATTGATGTTACTGTAGTAAACCCTGGTTATATTCGCACAAGTTTGTCCGTGAACGCGCTGACCGGTCGAGGAGATAAATACGGACAAATGGATGAGACAACAGAATCGGGTGCAGATCCTCTTCATGCTGCATATCAAATTGTCATTGCAATTAAGAGAAAAACCCAAGAATTGATGCTTTGTTCCATCTTTTATCGTTTGGCTGTGTTATTTCGTGCAATACTTCCCAGCGTTTACTTCAAAATGATGGCGCGACGGGCGCTTCGTGCCAAAAAGATACGTTAA